A stretch of the Methanophagales archaeon genome encodes the following:
- a CDS encoding arsenic resistance protein yields MRWTEVIRKYLPIWVAISISLALVIGYFYPEVKALELLIPFLLFVMLYPMMINLRVEDIVKAAKAPKIISLALFMNFLLAPLLGALWAFILLRNTDPYLAAGFILKIVVPCSGMVAAWTGYARGKVETALIVVALSLLLAIFFVPLWMWVFARIYVSIDPFMILRKLILIVILPLIAGIITRKLLIRRMGVERYWEIVPVFPAVSTIGMLTMVFIVIATQAGVIVPNFHYVLLVIIGIATLYPLNFALTILLSKAFHLDFGDCIALGYSVTAKNHAITIGIAVTAFGGTLAILPASVAPMLQIPIMLLFLNFSPKIERFMGVASGSKSESDSRGHGKRKRWVKEVRGGERRW; encoded by the coding sequence ATGAGATGGACTGAGGTTATTCGGAAGTATCTCCCCATTTGGGTCGCAATTTCAATAAGCCTTGCACTCGTAATCGGCTATTTCTACCCCGAAGTAAAAGCGTTAGAGCTACTTATCCCCTTCTTACTTTTTGTTATGCTATATCCGATGATGATAAATTTGAGGGTAGAGGACATAGTGAAGGCTGCGAAGGCACCAAAAATAATTTCTCTTGCGTTGTTCATGAATTTTCTACTTGCTCCCCTGCTCGGTGCACTCTGGGCGTTCATTCTGCTGAGAAACACTGACCCTTACCTTGCAGCAGGCTTCATCCTAAAAATTGTCGTTCCGTGCAGTGGAATGGTCGCCGCATGGACGGGCTATGCAAGGGGGAAGGTTGAAACTGCACTCATCGTCGTCGCCTTGAGCCTGCTACTCGCAATATTCTTCGTTCCGCTCTGGATGTGGGTTTTTGCGAGAATTTATGTGAGCATAGACCCTTTTATGATCCTTCGAAAGCTCATTTTAATCGTCATTCTGCCGCTTATCGCAGGAATAATTACGAGAAAACTCCTTATTCGCAGAATGGGAGTTGAGAGATACTGGGAGATTGTGCCTGTTTTCCCCGCGGTTTCAACCATCGGAATGCTTACTATGGTCTTCATAGTCATAGCAACGCAGGCAGGGGTAATTGTTCCGAACTTTCATTATGTGCTCCTCGTAATCATTGGCATCGCAACGCTCTACCCGTTGAACTTCGCTCTCACAATCTTACTCTCGAAAGCATTTCACCTTGATTTCGGCGACTGCATAGCTCTCGGTTACAGCGTAACTGCAAAGAACCACGCAATTACCATCGGCATAGCGGTCACAGCATTCGGTGGAACGCTCGCCATTTTACCTGCTTCTGTCGCCCCTATGCTTCAAATACCGATTATGCTGCTCTTCCTCAACTTCTCTCCAAAAATTGAGCGGTTCATGGGTGTGGCTTCAGGTTCAAAAAGCGAAAGCGACAGCAGAGGGCACGGGAAGCGCAAACGGTGGGTAAAGGAGGTGAGAGGTGGAGAAAGAAGATGGTGA
- a CDS encoding winged helix-turn-helix transcriptional regulator: MKIRNKPNKSEEVKKVQTFDRKAKVNNSRCRSVSCSLIRYNIPPSYTVSEETLEKVKAVMNEDVSDMVVLFKALSDQIRLRILKALRISDLCVCVLVELMDCEYSRLSYHLKLLKKAGLIDYTKEGNFLIYYLTELGREIMKRMDEL; encoded by the coding sequence GTGAAAATAAGAAATAAGCCAAATAAATCGGAGGAGGTAAAGAAGGTGCAAACGTTTGACCGTAAAGCAAAGGTAAACAATAGCCGTTGCCGTTCAGTATCGTGCAGCTTGATACGCTATAATATACCCCCTTCTTACACAGTCTCAGAAGAGACGTTAGAAAAAGTAAAGGCGGTCATGAATGAAGATGTCAGCGATATGGTTGTGCTTTTTAAAGCTCTTTCAGACCAGATAAGATTGCGAATACTGAAGGCATTGCGTATATCAGACCTCTGTGTCTGTGTGCTGGTTGAACTTATGGACTGTGAATACTCCAGGCTCTCGTACCATTTGAAGCTGCTGAAAAAGGCAGGATTGATAGATTACACGAAGGAAGGGAACTTCCTGATCTATTACCTGACGGAGTTAGGGAGAGAGATAATGAAGCGCATGGATGAGTTATAA